A window of the Bdellovibrio sp. ZAP7 genome harbors these coding sequences:
- a CDS encoding HD-GYP domain-containing protein — MTDPQPKMIMVGVELFTENFPLPADVYTRLPSGQYLLVGKKGEKSNFQSLHMTAQKKAELYVRGADYDVVIQFNLALAKTAVSKTEIPTNLKLNLITGLADSAINDLVDRKIMAGSYERVKQLSGFIKDTVAQVSDVDKLLDLLSKLPKDSASHGMATAAISLLICEQMEIQSKPTLEKVALGALLHDIGLKEIPDTILKKPRADRTVEETTHYESHTMRGVEMLQELREIPSDVLAIILEHHENAIGMGYPRRIRDVKMNPLARIVAVANYFMELLHDPTGEMQAKTPDEAIYYMETTLGQPFNKQVFAALKEVVFAHRRV; from the coding sequence ATGACAGATCCACAACCCAAGATGATCATGGTTGGTGTGGAACTCTTTACAGAGAACTTCCCACTTCCTGCAGACGTTTATACTCGATTACCTTCGGGCCAATATCTTTTGGTGGGTAAAAAAGGCGAGAAAAGTAATTTTCAAAGCCTGCATATGACAGCTCAGAAAAAAGCTGAGCTTTATGTGCGTGGTGCTGATTATGACGTTGTGATTCAGTTCAATTTAGCATTAGCTAAAACAGCTGTCAGCAAGACCGAGATTCCCACAAACCTAAAATTAAATCTGATTACGGGACTGGCTGATTCCGCGATCAATGATCTGGTGGACCGCAAAATCATGGCTGGTTCTTATGAACGCGTAAAACAGCTTTCGGGCTTTATCAAAGACACAGTCGCGCAAGTTTCCGATGTTGATAAACTTTTGGATCTGTTAAGCAAGCTTCCAAAAGACAGTGCCTCCCATGGGATGGCAACGGCAGCGATCTCTTTGTTGATTTGTGAACAGATGGAAATTCAATCGAAGCCGACTTTGGAAAAGGTGGCCTTGGGTGCACTTCTGCACGATATTGGCCTTAAAGAAATTCCAGATACAATTCTGAAAAAACCTCGTGCCGATCGCACTGTTGAAGAAACAACTCACTACGAATCTCATACAATGAGAGGTGTAGAGATGCTGCAGGAACTTCGCGAAATTCCGTCAGATGTATTGGCAATTATTTTGGAGCATCATGAAAATGCGATTGGCATGGGATATCCGCGCCGCATACGTGATGTGAAAATGAATCCTTTGGCGAGAATCGTAGCAGTCGCAAATTATTTTATGGAGCTGCTGCATGATCCAACTGGGGAGATGCAGGCTAAGACGCCGGATGAGGCGATCTATTATATGGAGACGACTCTGGGGCAACCTTTCAACAAGCAAGTTTTTGCTGCGTTGAAAGAAGTCGTCTTTGCCCACCGCCGGGTTTAA
- a CDS encoding alpha/beta fold hydrolase yields the protein MWTYQKDLLAEIDCSFADLRKASNLNQMLDTIDKSFPGPMTLLGFSMGGYVAQVFATQFPHRVAELILIGTTGSPLTDVEVKIRIQTRNLLKKVAFGGIASSQLKHYLHPDALENSEIRQLILDMAASNNTEMYLNQMNATLDRRDLKMNLNSLKIPITLIGGVDDQIAPKEKMEAFSRAIPRARLHMIEGAGHFIPLEKPDELNAILKTAFQMD from the coding sequence TTGTGGACTTACCAAAAAGATCTTTTGGCCGAGATCGATTGCTCTTTTGCGGATTTGCGAAAGGCATCCAATTTAAATCAGATGTTAGATACCATTGATAAAAGTTTTCCAGGTCCCATGACCTTGCTAGGATTTTCAATGGGTGGGTACGTCGCCCAGGTCTTTGCGACTCAGTTTCCTCATCGTGTAGCCGAACTTATTTTGATCGGTACAACAGGGTCTCCCCTAACGGATGTGGAAGTTAAGATCCGTATTCAGACCCGAAATCTTTTAAAGAAAGTCGCCTTTGGCGGAATCGCCAGCTCACAGTTAAAGCATTATCTTCATCCCGATGCTTTGGAAAATAGTGAAATCCGCCAGCTGATCTTGGACATGGCGGCGAGCAACAATACCGAAATGTATCTGAATCAAATGAACGCGACTCTGGATCGTCGTGATTTGAAAATGAACTTAAATTCTTTAAAAATTCCGATCACTTTGATCGGCGGAGTGGATGATCAAATTGCTCCGAAAGAAAAGATGGAAGCCTTTAGCCGCGCCATCCCCCGCGCACGTTTACATATGATCGAGGGAGCTGGGCACTTTATTCCGCTGGAAAAACCCGATGAACTGAACGCGATCTTAAAGACCGCGTTTCAAATGGATTAA
- a CDS encoding methyl-accepting chemotaxis protein, whose amino-acid sequence MQSKKSSWFKGIKGRMLMVAVFPFIAFATIFGFTYKGLDHLGSLLNSAHNQIIPNLNDLGDMRIAQNRFGYRVWEGIINPEDRAESVKQAEETLTKFEKAYKDYTENHFDGEELKMHENYKQYFPQYKSLAHSILSNLEKGSDESVAQARKDLDETLHIYSGKIEEFCVQVNDLYTGRAIAENKEFAASRAQITNIIILVTLCAGLLILALQLMQAAKISNVTGNVADKLGEANSKVVHSVEQLAAAGNALSQNSTEAAASLEETVAALEELTSMVQMNSDNAKQAASLAVSSRDAAEHGEQEISALIKSMGEISSSSKKIEEIISVIDDIAFQTNLLALNAAVEAARAGEQGKGFAVVAEAVRALAQRSASSAKDIESLIKVSVQQVDNGSKVANSSGVVLANIVASIKKVSDLNNEISAASTEQTTGIQQISRAMNQLDQSAQSNAASAEEIAATTTELNRLAQTSQDLTGELNTVVTGTAAHHELDTKSSTKDKFAVEPSATVIPMKKSVKMARVAEETIPFDDEPRAKIGNRDGF is encoded by the coding sequence ATGCAGAGTAAAAAAAGCTCATGGTTCAAGGGAATTAAAGGTCGCATGTTGATGGTGGCGGTGTTTCCGTTCATCGCGTTTGCCACCATATTTGGTTTTACCTATAAAGGCCTTGATCATCTGGGAAGTCTTTTAAATAGTGCACACAACCAAATTATACCAAATTTGAATGACCTCGGTGACATGCGTATCGCACAAAACCGATTTGGTTATCGCGTTTGGGAAGGCATCATCAATCCAGAAGATCGTGCCGAGTCTGTAAAACAGGCCGAAGAAACTTTGACGAAGTTCGAGAAAGCCTACAAGGACTACACTGAAAATCATTTCGACGGTGAAGAACTGAAAATGCATGAGAACTACAAGCAGTACTTCCCTCAATATAAATCCTTGGCGCATTCAATCTTAAGTAACCTGGAAAAAGGTAGTGATGAATCCGTGGCTCAAGCCCGCAAAGATCTGGATGAGACCTTGCACATTTATTCGGGAAAAATCGAAGAGTTTTGCGTGCAGGTGAATGATCTTTATACAGGACGAGCTATTGCTGAAAATAAGGAGTTCGCAGCTTCTCGTGCACAAATCACGAACATCATTATCCTGGTTACTTTGTGTGCTGGATTGTTGATTTTGGCTCTTCAGTTAATGCAAGCTGCGAAAATTTCAAATGTCACTGGAAACGTAGCGGATAAATTGGGTGAGGCGAATTCCAAAGTCGTTCATTCAGTTGAGCAATTGGCAGCGGCTGGAAATGCTTTGTCACAAAACTCCACAGAGGCAGCGGCTTCATTGGAAGAAACTGTGGCGGCCTTGGAAGAGTTAACGTCCATGGTGCAAATGAATTCAGACAATGCCAAGCAGGCGGCCTCTTTGGCAGTCAGTTCTCGTGATGCTGCTGAGCATGGCGAGCAAGAGATCAGTGCCCTTATTAAATCCATGGGGGAGATTTCGTCTTCTTCTAAAAAAATCGAAGAGATTATCTCTGTGATCGATGATATAGCCTTTCAAACAAATTTGTTGGCTTTAAATGCAGCTGTGGAGGCGGCTCGCGCAGGTGAGCAAGGTAAAGGCTTTGCCGTGGTTGCGGAAGCGGTTCGTGCATTGGCGCAAAGAAGTGCTTCTTCTGCTAAAGACATCGAAAGTCTGATCAAAGTCTCCGTTCAACAAGTTGATAACGGTAGCAAAGTTGCGAACTCCAGTGGAGTGGTCCTTGCTAACATCGTGGCTTCGATTAAAAAAGTATCTGATCTTAATAATGAGATTTCAGCGGCAAGTACGGAGCAGACGACGGGAATTCAGCAAATCAGTCGTGCGATGAATCAGTTGGATCAATCGGCACAGTCGAATGCAGCTTCGGCAGAAGAAATTGCAGCTACGACGACGGAATTGAACAGACTTGCACAGACTTCCCAAGATCTGACTGGCGAATTGAATACAGTTGTGACGGGCACTGCTGCTCATCATGAGTTGGATACAAAAAGTTCGACGAAGGATAAATTCGCTGTTGAACCCTCAGCGACAGTCATCCCGATGAAAAAGTCGGTCAAAATGGCACGTGTTGCAGAAGAGACAATTCCTTTTGATGATGAACCCAGGGCGAAAATAGGGAACCGAGACGGATTCTAA
- a CDS encoding MoxR family ATPase, translated as MSKRFHELIAEASKVVLDKDTEVRLAITCLLAGGHLLIEDMPGVGKTTLVQTLGKLTGLKTQRIQFTIDLLPADVLGSQIFNPQEHKFSFHSGPIFAQLVMADELNRASPRTQSALLQAMEEGEVSVDGMTWELPRPFYVIATQNPHQQTGTFPLPESQLDRFLMSLELNYASKGTEVRILQGEDPRSVVKRMSSLFAEGEFEAAVKNIEKVKLSETVATYIANVLEGSRREGFEGAPLSTRCGISLARAAKAWAFLDDRDYVRPEDVQHVLIPVLGHRLGGNHGIKRGREWAAVLKKATPVPV; from the coding sequence ATGAGCAAAAGATTTCATGAGTTGATCGCGGAAGCATCCAAAGTTGTTTTGGATAAAGATACAGAAGTGCGCTTGGCGATCACCTGCTTGCTGGCGGGTGGTCACCTCTTGATTGAAGATATGCCGGGCGTGGGTAAGACAACGCTGGTGCAGACTCTGGGAAAACTGACTGGATTGAAAACTCAGCGTATTCAATTCACGATCGATTTGTTGCCTGCAGATGTTTTGGGAAGTCAGATTTTTAATCCTCAAGAACATAAATTTTCATTTCACTCGGGACCGATCTTTGCTCAGCTGGTGATGGCCGATGAACTCAATCGGGCGAGTCCCCGTACGCAAAGTGCGTTACTGCAAGCGATGGAGGAAGGAGAAGTTTCCGTTGATGGAATGACGTGGGAATTGCCTCGTCCGTTTTACGTTATCGCCACACAAAATCCACATCAGCAAACAGGAACTTTTCCATTGCCTGAAAGCCAGCTCGATCGTTTTTTAATGAGTCTTGAGCTGAATTATGCATCTAAAGGTACTGAAGTGCGTATCTTACAAGGGGAAGATCCTCGCTCCGTAGTCAAACGTATGTCTTCGCTTTTTGCAGAAGGTGAGTTTGAAGCTGCCGTTAAAAATATTGAAAAAGTAAAATTGTCGGAAACAGTTGCCACCTATATCGCCAATGTTTTGGAAGGTTCTCGGCGTGAAGGATTTGAGGGGGCACCTTTATCAACCCGTTGTGGAATCTCTTTGGCTCGAGCGGCAAAGGCGTGGGCATTCTTGGATGATCGTGACTATGTTCGTCCCGAAGATGTGCAGCACGTTTTAATTCCCGTATTAGGTCATCGCCTGGGGGGCAATCATGGCATCAAACGTGGTCGAGAGTGGGCTGCAGTTCTTAAAAAAGCGACGCCAGTCCCAGTCTAA
- a CDS encoding GNAT family N-acetyltransferase: MNIRHDKGGQRFVTNVKGGDAHILYRRGPNNAYDLYATYVPTESRDQKIADQLVREAIRVAKEDKVQIIDSCPYVARWFRKHPEEGKILSKESGDSIIQVF, encoded by the coding sequence ATGAACATTCGTCATGATAAGGGCGGGCAACGCTTTGTAACCAATGTGAAAGGTGGAGACGCGCACATTCTCTATCGTCGAGGTCCGAACAATGCATATGACCTCTATGCGACTTATGTTCCTACGGAGTCACGGGACCAGAAAATTGCGGATCAATTGGTTCGCGAAGCCATTCGAGTGGCAAAAGAAGACAAGGTCCAGATCATCGACTCCTGCCCCTATGTAGCACGTTGGTTTAGAAAGCATCCCGAAGAAGGCAAAATCCTCTCGAAAGAATCCGGTGATTCTATCATTCAGGTGTTTTAA
- a CDS encoding murein L,D-transpeptidase catalytic domain-containing protein has protein sequence MSKKVISFLLLWSCGAPAAAFAGFFSKKDDRWNAYVARVEQVASSERAIPKAAIERTVQFLNSNRSRLESRINNKSVVIINDFTEESTRDRMFVIYVYLGKVERYKVAHGIGSGEGPHVYKCSNTEGSKATPPGFMLVQNENRNSSFGSALYMDSLESRNSNSRERAVVFHPNKSAAERARILREYGFIDLSEGCTQLTKEDYYKLKPRVQGGSLLYNFCPEDAD, from the coding sequence ATGTCAAAAAAAGTGATTTCTTTTCTACTTCTTTGGAGTTGTGGGGCACCGGCTGCGGCTTTCGCGGGATTCTTTTCTAAAAAGGATGACCGTTGGAATGCCTATGTTGCGAGAGTTGAGCAAGTCGCTTCCAGCGAGCGCGCAATTCCTAAAGCGGCCATCGAAAGAACAGTCCAGTTTTTGAATTCAAATCGTTCCCGTCTGGAAAGCCGGATTAACAATAAAAGTGTTGTGATCATCAATGACTTTACTGAAGAGAGCACACGGGATCGCATGTTCGTGATCTATGTTTATCTGGGTAAGGTAGAGCGTTATAAGGTTGCCCACGGAATCGGAAGTGGCGAAGGCCCTCACGTTTACAAGTGTTCAAACACCGAGGGGTCCAAAGCGACTCCGCCAGGTTTTATGTTAGTTCAAAACGAAAACCGCAATTCTTCCTTTGGCTCGGCCCTTTATATGGACAGCCTGGAGTCACGAAACAGCAATTCTCGTGAGCGCGCTGTGGTGTTTCATCCCAATAAATCCGCCGCGGAACGAGCTCGCATCCTGCGTGAGTATGGTTTTATCGACCTCAGCGAAGGTTGTACTCAGTTGACCAAGGAAGACTATTATAAGCTGAAACCCCGCGTGCAAGGCGGCAGTCTGCTTTATAACTTCTGCCCGGAAGACGCAGACTAA
- a CDS encoding alpha-glucosidase, with the protein MTSAVQPKKIWWKESVVYQVYPRSFKDSNGDGMGDLQGLISKLDYLKHLGIDVIWICPMYKSPMDDNGYDISDYQAIHDEFGTMEDFDQLMKECKARGIRLVIDLVINHTSDEHPWFIESASSKDNAKRDWYIWRDPKNGKEPNNWESIFGGSAWKLDEKTGQYFMHLFSAKQPDLNWENLDMRKSVYDMIRWWLDRGIDGFRIDAFSHARKEPGLADMPNPKNLEWVPSYDKHMNVPGILNYVEDLCKNTFVHYDIMTVCEANGVNAEHADEWVGEDKKRFNMVIQFEHVGLWDTNPDQRFNMKALKNVFTRWQKGLDGKGWNALFVENHDVPRINSKWGDTTQFWRESSTAIATMYFLMQGTPYIYQGQEIGMTNSKFDGPQDFNDVSAKNYFVNKRKEGFTDAQITAELNHTSRDNARTPMQWDASANAGFGTGTPWLKVNPNYKQINVAAQMEDPESILNYYRRMIRLRKQHPGFIYGSFDLIAPDHQEVFAYTRTHGAEKYAVITNLTKKVVTVDLGSVQVRPEGLLMANMEVSDKAATNSLNLRPFEARVYKV; encoded by the coding sequence ATGACATCTGCTGTACAGCCTAAAAAAATCTGGTGGAAAGAATCCGTCGTATATCAAGTTTACCCACGCTCATTTAAAGATTCCAACGGCGACGGAATGGGGGATTTGCAGGGACTTATTTCCAAACTCGATTATTTAAAACACTTGGGCATCGATGTGATCTGGATTTGTCCTATGTATAAATCCCCGATGGATGACAATGGTTATGACATCAGTGACTACCAGGCCATCCACGACGAATTCGGGACGATGGAAGACTTCGATCAATTGATGAAAGAGTGTAAAGCTCGTGGCATCCGTTTGGTGATCGATCTGGTGATCAACCACACCAGCGATGAACATCCTTGGTTTATCGAGTCCGCCTCTTCGAAAGACAATGCAAAACGCGACTGGTATATCTGGCGCGATCCTAAAAATGGCAAAGAGCCGAACAACTGGGAAAGTATCTTTGGTGGTTCCGCGTGGAAGTTGGACGAAAAAACCGGTCAGTACTTCATGCATCTTTTCTCTGCCAAGCAGCCTGATCTGAATTGGGAAAATCTGGACATGAGAAAGTCAGTCTATGATATGATCCGCTGGTGGTTGGATCGTGGTATCGATGGTTTCCGTATCGATGCGTTTTCTCATGCTCGTAAAGAGCCAGGTTTGGCAGATATGCCAAATCCTAAAAACCTGGAGTGGGTGCCTTCTTATGACAAGCACATGAACGTTCCGGGTATTTTGAATTACGTGGAAGATCTTTGTAAAAACACGTTTGTTCACTACGACATCATGACGGTGTGTGAAGCGAATGGTGTGAATGCCGAACACGCGGACGAGTGGGTGGGTGAAGACAAAAAGCGCTTTAACATGGTGATTCAGTTTGAACACGTAGGTTTATGGGATACGAACCCAGATCAGCGCTTTAACATGAAGGCCCTTAAAAACGTTTTCACGCGCTGGCAAAAAGGATTGGATGGCAAGGGCTGGAATGCCTTGTTCGTGGAAAATCACGACGTGCCTCGTATTAACTCTAAGTGGGGTGATACGACTCAATTTTGGCGCGAGAGCAGCACTGCAATTGCCACGATGTATTTCCTGATGCAAGGAACTCCGTATATCTATCAAGGTCAGGAAATTGGAATGACGAATTCCAAATTCGATGGCCCACAAGACTTTAACGACGTTTCTGCGAAAAATTATTTTGTAAATAAACGTAAAGAAGGCTTCACCGATGCACAAATCACGGCGGAGTTAAATCACACGTCTCGTGACAATGCTCGTACACCAATGCAGTGGGATGCCTCTGCCAACGCGGGATTCGGTACGGGAACTCCTTGGTTGAAAGTGAATCCGAACTATAAGCAGATCAATGTGGCGGCGCAAATGGAAGATCCAGAATCCATCTTGAACTACTATCGCCGCATGATTCGTTTGCGTAAGCAGCATCCAGGATTTATCTATGGCAGCTTTGATTTGATCGCTCCTGATCATCAGGAAGTTTTTGCTTACACGCGCACTCATGGTGCCGAGAAATATGCTGTGATCACGAACCTGACTAAAAAGGTGGTGACTGTGGACTTGGGTTCCGTGCAGGTTCGTCCAGAAGGTCTTTTGATGGCTAATATGGAAGTTTCAGACAAGGCTGCGACGAACTCTTTGAATCTTCGTCCGTTTGAGGCGCGAGTGTATAAAGTTTAA
- a CDS encoding trypsin-like serine protease: MNKLSLLLVTSLLGLAACSPSKKAASANVEIDNACSSGIINGKSVKKEDPLAKKVVLLMMADKNKNYSTCTGTPISEDVIITAAHCVKDAVVVSAIFRTALCENDQPKKEEFIIASDWKSHDDYTGVGADDVAVVKLSRSIPADYQVSKIFDGKSEITSNTLTLVGFGRTSEEDQGLPRLRKTSKILKQEVGLINEPGSDILLIDQPTTGICNGDSGGPVFIEVNYELQVLGVNSFVSNPDDPSKVCHNFGGATFMPPHLNWLGKVTGLSFN, translated from the coding sequence ATGAACAAACTTTCCCTACTTCTTGTGACATCTCTTTTAGGCCTTGCAGCCTGCTCCCCTTCAAAAAAAGCCGCTTCCGCAAATGTCGAAATCGACAACGCCTGCTCTTCCGGCATTATCAATGGTAAGTCCGTTAAAAAAGAAGACCCCCTTGCTAAAAAAGTCGTTCTGTTAATGATGGCAGACAAAAACAAAAACTATTCAACTTGCACAGGTACACCTATTTCTGAGGATGTGATCATAACGGCTGCACACTGTGTGAAAGATGCCGTCGTCGTCAGCGCGATCTTCAGAACTGCACTCTGCGAAAATGATCAACCTAAGAAAGAAGAATTCATCATCGCTTCAGATTGGAAAAGTCACGATGATTACACGGGTGTGGGTGCTGACGACGTTGCCGTAGTAAAACTAAGCCGTTCGATTCCAGCGGATTACCAAGTTAGTAAAATTTTTGACGGTAAATCTGAAATCACATCTAACACATTAACGTTGGTAGGTTTCGGTCGTACATCTGAAGAAGACCAAGGCCTTCCACGACTCCGCAAAACGTCTAAAATTCTGAAGCAAGAAGTAGGTCTTATTAACGAACCTGGTAGTGACATCCTATTGATCGATCAACCAACGACTGGTATTTGTAACGGCGACTCTGGTGGCCCGGTATTTATCGAGGTAAATTACGAGTTGCAAGTTCTGGGCGTAAACTCATTCGTATCGAACCCTGATGACCCAAGCAAAGTCTGCCATAACTTCGGCGGCGCGACTTTCATGCCGCCTCACCTTAATTGGTTAGGTAAAGTGACGGGCTTGAGCTTCAACTAA
- a CDS encoding DUF3488 and transglutaminase-like domain-containing protein, giving the protein MRKEFFAQPYFSLSVVTAMIMVAVEVTPWVAFLGMGLLVWKWGTEKYHWQGMSRRFTGFLSVLLLGQVLFQYRTIVGQDPSYTLLLGLSALRVMDYSTERDHKFVALLGFVLISVKALFSIDIYWVLPSAFAFWGIWYSLLPAQTPSKGKTLWKIFLLSIPMAVILFFAFPRVVIPWAMSRGSTYGQIGFTEDMNPGRVAEIAGSSQLAFRAKIDRLPVKQSKDLYWRGSVLSFSRGLVWRVVPSMPNPGENIRGRGLNPYEVAIEPTSQNFLFALEGTQMLSLESGRVTTLNNSVYRTSRPIVATTVYQGWWSPYFKDMTLPSPNDLKTPEFKGRVLEWVTATNKAAATPEARLELLKKFFTENKFAYTLNPGIYGANDLEEFLFERRKGFCEHFAGSYATLARGLGIPARVVVGYQGGRFNPIGDFWRISQRDAHAWTEVFIDKAWRRVDPTAWIAPLRFEIGGEDFFALSESDQQAFAQQIDWRPPERNTSLLWDRATFLMEDLNYRWSYFLMEFDRSSQDSFFALLGQYKLLSIVGISFALIIFFFLVQNLFKTRVVITEEQELLKTVQEWGTQHHLVRPSSEPPLQYFSRVGRQFPQLQDVLARMSAYYDQKVYAGNKTADSLKDLKKDWKSAIQKKS; this is encoded by the coding sequence GTGAGAAAAGAATTTTTTGCTCAGCCCTATTTCAGTCTTTCTGTTGTGACCGCCATGATTATGGTCGCAGTTGAAGTCACGCCGTGGGTGGCATTCCTGGGGATGGGGTTGTTGGTTTGGAAGTGGGGCACAGAAAAATACCATTGGCAGGGAATGTCTCGCCGATTTACAGGATTTCTGAGCGTTCTACTTTTAGGCCAGGTGCTTTTTCAATATCGCACTATTGTGGGTCAGGATCCCTCGTACACTTTGCTATTGGGACTATCGGCGTTGCGTGTGATGGATTATTCAACCGAGCGAGATCACAAATTCGTGGCTCTGCTGGGTTTTGTCCTGATTTCAGTGAAAGCCCTTTTTAGCATTGATATCTATTGGGTCTTGCCCTCGGCCTTTGCGTTTTGGGGAATCTGGTATTCGCTTCTTCCTGCGCAAACGCCCTCTAAGGGTAAAACCTTGTGGAAGATCTTTTTGCTGTCAATTCCCATGGCGGTCATTCTGTTTTTTGCGTTCCCACGTGTAGTCATTCCGTGGGCGATGTCTCGCGGAAGTACCTATGGTCAGATTGGTTTTACCGAAGACATGAATCCTGGCCGAGTCGCAGAGATCGCTGGCAGTTCGCAGTTGGCATTTCGTGCCAAGATCGACCGTCTGCCAGTGAAACAATCAAAGGATCTCTATTGGCGAGGTTCCGTTCTGTCATTTTCTCGAGGACTGGTGTGGCGGGTTGTTCCTTCCATGCCGAATCCTGGCGAGAACATTCGTGGACGAGGATTGAATCCTTATGAGGTCGCGATTGAGCCCACGTCACAAAATTTCCTGTTCGCTTTAGAGGGCACGCAGATGCTGAGTCTGGAATCCGGGCGAGTAACGACTCTTAACAATTCGGTCTATCGAACGAGCCGTCCCATTGTCGCGACGACAGTTTATCAGGGATGGTGGTCTCCCTATTTCAAGGACATGACGCTGCCCTCGCCGAATGATCTTAAGACGCCAGAGTTTAAAGGCCGAGTTTTAGAATGGGTCACGGCGACAAACAAAGCGGCAGCGACTCCCGAGGCACGCCTGGAGCTTTTAAAAAAGTTTTTTACTGAAAATAAATTCGCTTACACTTTGAATCCGGGAATTTACGGTGCGAATGACCTTGAGGAATTTCTGTTCGAACGTCGCAAAGGTTTCTGTGAACATTTCGCGGGATCTTATGCAACATTGGCCCGTGGTTTGGGAATTCCTGCGCGTGTGGTTGTCGGGTATCAAGGCGGCAGATTTAATCCCATAGGGGACTTTTGGAGAATCTCGCAAAGGGATGCTCATGCATGGACAGAAGTATTTATCGATAAAGCTTGGAGAAGGGTGGATCCCACTGCGTGGATTGCTCCATTACGATTTGAAATTGGTGGCGAAGATTTCTTTGCATTGTCCGAGTCAGATCAGCAGGCTTTTGCGCAACAGATAGACTGGCGTCCGCCGGAAAGAAATACCTCGTTACTTTGGGATCGCGCGACTTTTCTAATGGAAGATCTGAATTATCGTTGGAGCTATTTTTTGATGGAGTTTGACCGAAGCTCTCAGGATTCGTTCTTTGCTTTGCTGGGACAGTATAAACTGTTGAGTATTGTCGGAATCAGTTTTGCTTTAATTATCTTTTTCTTCCTGGTGCAAAACCTGTTTAAAACCCGTGTCGTTATCACTGAGGAGCAGGAGCTGTTAAAGACAGTACAGGAGTGGGGAACTCAGCATCATTTGGTTCGACCTTCCAGTGAGCCCCCACTGCAGTATTTCAGTCGCGTGGGTCGTCAGTTTCCGCAATTGCAAGACGTGCTGGCGCGGATGAGTGCTTACTATGATCAAAAGGTTTATGCGGGAAATAAAACTGCGGACTCCCTGAAAGATCTTAAAAAAGACTGGAAGTCCGCCATTCAAAAGAAGTCTTAG
- a CDS encoding DUF58 domain-containing protein, translating into MASNVVESGLQFLKKRRQSQSKKSRTYILPTGFGLAFGLMNLVLFFMAVGYANNLIYIFFFFLTSVAFTGMITTNRNVQAVRFMRLLPADAFAGEPGKLRVQLTNDTVNPSQEIEVVLDRKTKDAPKYKVMPEEENIAVVMWTPVKRGLQPFPSLRIQGAYPFGLLQAWKVIKEPGSVLVYPARIGDTEFPMSSGADSVAESVGLFLNHKVYQSGDPVRRIDWKASARRSEVLIKKFEEPEKPALNFSWEQTESLRDPELRLSQLALWIDLAEAQNYVYSMRLGAVQTPSAKGREHWRRCLEILAMAKVSELS; encoded by the coding sequence ATGGCATCAAACGTGGTCGAGAGTGGGCTGCAGTTCTTAAAAAAGCGACGCCAGTCCCAGTCTAAAAAGTCACGCACCTATATTTTGCCGACGGGATTCGGTTTGGCTTTTGGCCTGATGAATCTGGTCTTATTTTTCATGGCCGTCGGTTATGCGAATAACCTTATCTATATTTTCTTTTTCTTTCTGACGTCGGTTGCTTTCACAGGAATGATTACGACGAATCGAAACGTACAGGCTGTGCGTTTTATGCGACTGTTACCCGCCGATGCTTTTGCTGGCGAGCCTGGAAAACTTCGTGTGCAGCTGACAAACGATACGGTGAATCCAAGCCAGGAAATCGAAGTGGTTCTGGATCGTAAAACCAAAGACGCACCTAAATATAAAGTGATGCCCGAAGAAGAAAACATTGCAGTGGTGATGTGGACGCCCGTAAAACGCGGTCTGCAACCCTTTCCCAGTTTAAGAATTCAAGGTGCTTATCCCTTTGGACTTTTGCAGGCCTGGAAAGTCATCAAAGAACCAGGCTCGGTCCTAGTTTATCCGGCTCGAATCGGCGACACTGAATTTCCGATGAGTTCTGGTGCTGATTCAGTCGCAGAGTCGGTAGGGTTGTTTTTAAATCACAAAGTTTATCAATCAGGGGATCCAGTTCGCAGAATCGACTGGAAGGCGAGCGCTCGCCGCAGCGAAGTCTTAATTAAAAAATTTGAAGAGCCCGAAAAGCCAGCATTGAATTTTTCCTGGGAACAAACAGAGTCCTTGCGCGATCCTGAGTTGCGCCTGTCACAATTGGCGCTGTGGATTGATTTGGCTGAGGCTCAGAACTATGTGTATTCAATGCGCTTGGGTGCCGTGCAAACTCCTTCCGCTAAGGGACGAGAGCATTGGCGCCGCTGTTTGGAAATTCTGGCAATGGCCAAAGTCTCGGAGCTTTCGTGA